A single window of Rhizobium indicum DNA harbors:
- the lpxC gene encoding UDP-3-O-acyl-N-acetylglucosamine deacetylase has product MAIGLLGFQTTVSRPVTLSGTGVHSGAEVSITLNPAESDTGVVFQRLHDNGDITELKAVSSQVGNTDLCTVLGFSPAHSVATIEHVMAAVYALGLDNVVIEVQGSEMPIMDGSSLPFVEAIEQVGLVSLGVKRRYIRITKPVRIEHGGSWSEFRPYDGTRFEVEIDFECPLIGRQKWAGDMTPAVFKAELSRARTFGFMRDVERLWASGHALGSSLENSVVISDDNTVINVEGLRYAKDEFVRHKTLDAVGDLSLAGVQFIGCYRSYRGGHKMNANALKALLADSSAYEVVETSTPRQRVAARELIAVSASEFAPWSA; this is encoded by the coding sequence ATGGCGATTGGCTTGCTGGGTTTTCAAACGACGGTATCGCGTCCGGTGACGCTTTCGGGCACCGGGGTCCATTCTGGTGCGGAAGTCTCGATCACCCTGAATCCGGCCGAATCGGACACCGGCGTCGTTTTCCAGCGCCTGCATGACAATGGCGACATCACCGAACTCAAGGCCGTCTCCTCGCAGGTCGGCAATACCGACCTCTGCACCGTGCTCGGATTCTCGCCGGCCCATTCGGTTGCGACGATCGAGCATGTCATGGCCGCCGTCTATGCGCTCGGCCTCGACAATGTGGTGATCGAGGTGCAGGGCTCCGAAATGCCGATCATGGACGGCAGCTCGCTGCCCTTCGTCGAGGCAATCGAGCAGGTCGGTCTCGTCTCGCTCGGCGTCAAGCGCCGCTATATCCGTATTACCAAGCCGGTGCGAATCGAGCATGGCGGCTCCTGGAGCGAATTCCGTCCTTATGACGGTACACGCTTCGAAGTCGAAATCGATTTCGAGTGCCCGCTGATCGGCCGGCAGAAGTGGGCCGGCGACATGACACCCGCCGTCTTCAAGGCCGAGCTTTCGCGCGCCCGCACCTTCGGCTTCATGCGCGATGTCGAGCGTCTCTGGGCGTCAGGCCACGCGCTCGGGTCCTCACTCGAAAATTCCGTCGTCATCTCGGACGACAACACCGTCATCAACGTCGAAGGGCTGCGTTACGCCAAGGATGAATTCGTCCGCCACAAGACGCTCGATGCCGTCGGCGATCTGTCGCTTGCCGGCGTCCAGTTCATCGGTTGCTACCGTTCCTATCGCGGCGGTCACAAGATGAATGCCAATGCGCTGAAGGCGCTGCTCGCCGATTCCTCCGCCTACGAAGTGGTCGAGACGTCGACGCCGCGCCAGCGCGTCGCTGCCCGCGAACTGATCGCGGTCAGTGCTTCGGAATTCGCTCCCTGGTCGGCATGA
- a CDS encoding outer membrane protein assembly factor BamD, with amino-acid sequence MGYAGSEGMMKTARALFASLLVLSAGALISGCQSDPDIDITKLGLETDPPDVLYTQGLANMKAGNMAEAARKFDAIDRENPFSEWARKALVMSTFVKYRQGRLDDALASGNRYMSQYPKSQDAAYVQYLIGLTYSKQIVDVTQDQRASAKTIEAMQAVIDNYPNSEYVDDAQAKIRFSRDQLAGKEMQIGRYYMERKEYLAAISRFRIVVEKYPNTNQIEEALARLVEAYYSMGIVDEAQTAAAVLGHNYPDSQWYADSYKLLQSGGAEPRENKGSWIAAAGKKLLLGS; translated from the coding sequence ATGGGTTATGCAGGATCTGAAGGTATGATGAAGACAGCGCGCGCCTTGTTCGCATCGCTTCTGGTGCTCAGCGCAGGCGCCTTGATCTCCGGTTGCCAGTCGGATCCCGACATCGACATCACCAAGCTCGGTCTCGAAACCGATCCGCCTGACGTGCTCTACACCCAGGGCCTGGCCAATATGAAGGCCGGCAACATGGCGGAAGCGGCGCGCAAGTTCGACGCGATCGACCGCGAGAACCCTTTTTCCGAATGGGCGCGCAAAGCGCTCGTGATGAGCACCTTCGTCAAATATCGCCAGGGCCGTTTAGACGATGCGCTTGCTTCCGGCAACCGCTACATGTCGCAATATCCGAAATCCCAGGATGCCGCCTATGTGCAGTATCTCATTGGTCTCACCTATTCCAAGCAGATCGTCGACGTGACGCAGGACCAGCGCGCCTCGGCCAAGACGATCGAGGCGATGCAGGCCGTCATCGACAACTATCCGAACTCCGAATATGTCGACGACGCACAGGCCAAGATCCGCTTTTCGCGCGACCAGCTCGCCGGCAAGGAAATGCAGATCGGCCGCTACTACATGGAGCGGAAGGAATATCTCGCCGCGATCTCGCGCTTCCGTATCGTCGTCGAGAAATATCCGAATACGAACCAGATCGAAGAGGCCTTAGCGCGTCTCGTCGAAGCTTATTATTCCATGGGCATCGTCGACGAGGCGCAGACAGCCGCTGCCGTTCTCGGTCACAATTATCCCGACAGCCAGTGGTATGCTGATTCCTACAAGCTGCTGCAGAGCGGCGGTGCCGAGCCACGTGAAAACAAGGGCTCGTGGATCGCCGCAGCGGGCAAGAAACTTCTTCTCGGTTCCTGA